A genome region from Primulina eburnea isolate SZY01 chromosome 9, ASM2296580v1, whole genome shotgun sequence includes the following:
- the LOC140841726 gene encoding autophagy-related protein 13b-like: MAAYHGNSANSEPARMEQIITEFFAKSLHIILESRCPYVSSRNYSGEQVLSSPSPSSSSSSSSSFRPRDKWFNLALRDCPAALENIDFWRQSNLEPMIVDVFLVQRPRDWDPLNCSPKRMLVQNTWGKERYYYGSDNDDFGCESNNEKIIERWVLQYESKKTGANGAGSSGSKRSTCTSSHALYKKSILLLRSLYATIRLLPAYKLFRDLISSAQIRLYNLGHQVSSFAEPFTPKEEEDMQHFVFSPVDTSCGRLCLSVAYRSSVFDVSSESSTPISPQFIPEYVGSPMAEPLKRFPTYPISQSSPSPSPFGRRHSWSYDIYRASPPSVNPTPSPTYSESHASTSKKHTCRLPPASLPRNLPSETTAIHLKNPSYDEYWPSLIFSPSPSPPAYIPGSHLSKALLRSESAPVSIPASRLSSFPSVLSNQMMPHSPPMKATRVAIIKQVAHTGLHTANSTVDKLSSFSKDEPGKMSAVKPSINSSPSKSFSRSSSRLSFQDDYDDSEFSGPFFVDDEDMIDPLSRPGSFDQPHHPMVPHEPGGLLLARKSQDAAVGALVQMLKKAPPLRQDVSFTAELLRDSKLKTPTNCNQDSNEISEKSNILQCASTNLASSGLISSKTTSDALDELRGYRELKDMLLKQGKISQQ, from the exons ATGGCTGCATATCATGGAAACAGTGCCAATTCAGAACCCGCGAGAATGGAGCAAATAATCACTGAATTCTTTGCTAAAAGCCTACACATAATACTGGAATCACGGTGCCCATATGTTTCTTCACGGAATTACAGCGGTGAACAAGTTCTATCCTCCCCGTCACCGTCGTCATCATCCTCTTCATCATCGAGTTTTAGGCCGAGGGATAAATGGTTTAATTTAGCCCTTCGGGATTGTCCTGCTGCATTAGAAAATATAGATTTTTGGCGGCAGAGTAATCTTGAGCCCATGATAGTCGATGTCTTTTTAGTGCAGAGACCAAGAGATTGGGACCCCTTGAATTGTTCCCCTAAAAGAATGCTCGTGCAGAATACATGGGGGAAAGAGAGGTATTATTATGGTTCCGATAATGATGATTTTGGGTGTGAGTCGAATAATGAAAAGATAATCGAGAGGTGGGTTTTGCAGTATGAGAGTAAGAAGACTGGTGCTAACGGGGCTGGCTCATCGGGTAGTAAGAGATCAACTTGTACAAGCTCTCATGCTCTATACAAGAAGTCAATATTGTTGTTACGGTCTCTGTATGCAACCATCAGGCTCTTGCCAGCTTACAAGTTGTTTCGCGATCTTATTTCATCGGCACAAATTCGATTGTATAATCTTGGCCACCAGGTTTCATCTTTCGCGGAACCATTTACCCCTAAGGAGGAGGAAGATATGCAGCATTTTGTGTTCTCTCCAGTTGATACTTCTTGTGGTAGGCTTTGCCTCTCAGTTGCATATCGTTCATCAGTATTTGATGTAAGTTCCGAGTCATCAACTCCTATATCCCCTCAATTCATACCTGAATATGTTGGAAGCCCAATGGCAGAACCACTTAAAAGGTTCCCAACGTATCCCATATCACAAAGCTCCCCATCTCCGTCCCCATTTGGTAGGCGGCATAGCTGGAGTTATGACATATATAGAGCATCACCACCTTCAGTAAACCCTACACCTTCACCCACATATTCTGAATCCCATGCTTCAACGTCTAAAAAGCATACCTGCCGTCTTCCTCCTGCAAGCTTACCTCGTAATTTACCCAGTGAAACAACTGCCATTCATTTGAAAAATCCAAGTTATGACGAGTATTGGCCTTCCCTCATATTTTCACCATCTCCATCACCACCAGCCTACATTCCTGGCAGTCATTTATCAAAAGCTCTTTTACGGTCTGAAAGTGCCCCAGTTAGTATACCTGCATCAAGACTTTCTAGTTTCCCTTCGGTCCTCAGCAATCAAATGATGCCTCATTCTCCTCCCATGAAAGCTACTCGAGTCGCTATTATTAAGCAGGTTGCACATACAGGCCTTCATACGGCCAATTCAACAGTTGACAAG TTGTCCTCGTTCAGCAAGGATGAGCCTGGAAAGATGTCTGCAGTGAAACCATCTATAAATAGCTCTCCTTCAAAATCATTCTCTAGAAGTTCCAGTAGGTTATCCTTTCAGGATGATTATGACGATTCTGAGTTTTCTGGGCCATTTTTTGTAGACGACGAGGACATGATAGATCCACTTTCCAG GCCTGGCTCATTTGATCAGCCGCACCATCCAATGGTGCCCCATGAGCCTGGTGGACTTCTCCTGGCTAGAAAATCACAAGATGCTGCAGTTGGTGCTCTAGTTCAGATGCTGAAGAAAGCGCCACCTCTTCGCCAAGACGTCTCTTTTACAGCAGAGTTGCTGCGTGATTCCAAGCTTAAGACACCAACGAACTGCAATCAAGATTCAAATGAAATTTCTGAAAAGTCCAATATACTGCAATGTGCTTCTACAAATCTTGCATCTTCTGGACTTATTTCGTCAAAGACCACGTCTGATGCATTAGACGAGCTTCGTGGGTACAGAGAGTTGAAAGACATGCTGTTGAAGCAAGGTAAAATTTCTCAGCAATAG